A part of Periophthalmus magnuspinnatus isolate fPerMag1 chromosome 14, fPerMag1.2.pri, whole genome shotgun sequence genomic DNA contains:
- the cct8 gene encoding T-complex protein 1 subunit theta isoform X2, with the protein MALHVPKAPGFAQMLKDGAKHYSGLEEAVFRNIRACKELSQTTRTAYGPNGMNKMVINHLEKLFVTNDAATILRELEVQHPAAKMIVMASHMQEQEVGDGTNFVLVFAGALLELAEELLRMGLSVTEVIEGYEKACKKALEILPDCVCFSATNLHDVKETTSLIRPAVMSKQYGNEDFLANLIAQACVSIFPESGNFNVDNVRVCKILGCGVTASTMLHGMVFKKEAEGDITTVKDAKLAIFSCPFDCTVTETKGTVLINNAKELMDFSRGEEDMMEAQVKAIKEAGTNVVVTGGKVADMALHYANKYNLMVVRLNSKWDLRRLCKTVGAVALPKITAPTPDEMGYCDSVYLTEVGDTQVVVFKHEKEDGAISTVVIRGSTDNLMDDIERAVDDGVNTFKVLVRDKRLLPGAGATEIELAKQLASYGESCPGLEQYAIQKFAEAFEALPHALAKNSGVKASELISKMYAAHHEGNKNMGFDIEGDGPSVKDMVEAGILEPFLVKHWGIKLATNAAITVLRVDQIIMAKPAGGPKPPQNRKDFDEDD; encoded by the exons atggctcttcACGTGCCGAAAGCGCCGGGTTTTGCCCAAATGTTGAAAGATGGCGCAAAG cATTACTCTGGACTGGAAGAAGCAGTTTTCCGTAATATCCGAGCCTGTAAGGAGCTGTCCCAGACCACTCGGACAGCCTATGGGCCAAatg GTATGAACAAAATGGTCATTAATCACTTGGAGAAGCTGTTTGTCACCAATGATGCTGCAACAATCCTCAGAGAGCTTGAA GTGCAACACCCAGCAGCAAAGATGATTGTAATGGCCTCTCACATGCAAGAGCAGGAAGTGGGAGATGGGACCAACTTTGTCTTGGTTTTTGCTGGAGCTCTCCTAGAATTGGCAGAGGAACTCCTCAGGATGGGCCTCTCTGTGACTGAG GTGATTGAGGGTTATGAAAAGGCATGTAAGAAGGCTCTGGAGATCCTGCCcgactgtgtttgtttttctgccacAAACCTCCATGATGTTAAAGAGACCACTTCTCTTATTCGTCCTGCGGTTATGAGCAAACAGTACGGCAATGAAGACTTCCTGGCCAACCTCATCGCTCAGGCCTGCG TTTCTATCTTCCCTGAGTCTGGAAATTTTAATGTGGACAATGTCAGAGTTTGCAAAATCTTG GGATGTGGGGTGACTGCATCCACCATGCTGCATGGCATGGTGTTCAAGAAAGAAGCAGAAGGAGATATCACAACAGTTAAAGATGCCAAGCTTGCCATTTTCTCTTGCCCATTTGACTGCACCGTCACAGAAACCAAG GGAACAGTCCTGATCAATAATGCTAAAGAGCTCATGGACTTTagtagaggagaggaagacATGATGGAGGCTCAGGTGAAGGCCATCAAAGAGGCTGGCACTAATGTGGTGGTAACAGGAGGAAAAGTGGCTGATATGGCATTGCACTACGCCAACAAGTACAATCTCATGGTTGTTAG ACTCAACTCCAAATGGGACCTAAGGAGACTATGCAAGACTGTGGGAGCAGTGGCTCTGCCAAAAATA ACTGCACCAACCCCGGATGAGATGGGCTACTGTGACAGTGTGTATCTTACGGAGGTGGGTGACACACAGGTGGTGGTCTTCAAACATG AAAAGGAAGATGGTGCCATTTCAACAGTCGTGATCAGAGGCTCCACTGACAACCTGATGGATGACATTGAGAGGGCTGTAGATGATGGAGTCAACACCTTCAAAGTTTTGGTCCGG gaTAAGAGGCTGCTTCCTGGTGCAGGAGCCACAGAAATTGAACTGGCCAAGCAATTGGCATCATATGGAGAG TCATGCCCAGGTTTAGAGCAGTATGCCATTCAAAAGTTTGCGGAAGCCTTTGAGGCACTGCCACATGCTCTGGCAAAGAACTCTGGTGTGAAAGCGAGTGAGCTGATCTCTAAAATGTATGCAGCGCATCACGAGGGGaacaaaaacatgggttttgacATTGAG GGAGATGGTCCCTCTGTGAAAGACATGGTTGAAGCGGGAATCCTAGAGCCATTCCTGGTTAAACATTGGGGTATCAAACTGGCCACAAATGCAGCAATTACAGTACTAAGAGTTGACCag ATCATCATGGCCAAACCAGCAGGGGGTCCCAAACCACCCCAGAACAGGAAGGACTTTGACGAGGACGATTAA
- the rskrb gene encoding ribosomal protein S6 kinase-related protein, which yields MFQRPTGDQEDEPLVPGWRGFLSSVGLSLPASVCRLAPPGLRLGHRRMLQGKAPDVPEHVLRLAGVGPDKLRAEWNLPGFITMFLPEFPHRTVSGQEHFQVMSYIAKGSFGPILKVKDKVQHKTYAVKVIPKSEILRLGVLEQSKEEVIVQRQVHHPFVHDLQDCWQTQRHLYIMCDYCSTGDLYTYWQMNGQFSEDTVRVFAAELGCALGFLHDIGVIHRDVKMENILLTDNGHLRLADFGLSRRLERGGRAFTICGTIQYMAPEVLSGGPYNHAADWWSLGILISSLVTGKFPVPPEPDHCSMLRKVRHFPYEMPLSFSPPLALLISELLCKSPIRRLRTLDRFKRQGFFHGMSFDLALMQREPVEVILKLRERPDRAAKARRGLTLSLQPLKGFDYDALLSPDTPDTQDNSTQTRTTIALPGPPLQPAQEKGPRREIFV from the exons ATGTTTCAGAGGCCGACCGGAGACCAGGAGGATGAGCCCCTGGTGCCTGGATGGAGAGGGTTTCTCTCTAGTGTGGGTCTGTCCCTTCCTGCCTCAGTGTGTCGTCTGGCCCCTCCAGGTTTGCGTCTCGGGCATCGCCGAATGCTCCAGGGAAAAGCCCCGGACGTCCCTGAGCACGTGCTGAGGCTAGCAGGGGTCGGCCCAGACAAGCTCAGGGCGGAGTGGAACTTACCAGGCTTCATCACCATGTTCCTGCCGGAGTTCCCACACAGGACTGTGTCTGGACAGGAGCATTTTCAA GTCATGAGTTATATTGCCAAAGGCTCATTTGGACCTATTCTGAAAGTGAAGGACAAAGTACAACACAAAACCTATGCTGTGAAG GTGATCCCTAAGTCAGAAATCCTGAGACTTGGTGTGTTGGAACAGTCCAAGGAAGAAGTGATTGTTCAG CGTCAGGTTCATCATCCATTTGTCCATGACCTCCAGGACTGCTGGCAGACTCAGCGCCACCTCTACATTA TGTGTGACTACTGCAGCACTGGGGACCTCTACACTTACTGGCAAATGAACGGCCAATTTTCAGAAGATACTGTCAGAGTATTTGCTGCAGAACTGGGCTGTGCTCTGG GTTTTCTGCATGACATTGGAGTCATCCATCGAGATGTGAAG ATGGAGAATATCTTGCTTACAGACAATG GACACCTCCGTTTAGCTGACTTTGGTTTGTCCCGTCgcctggagagaggagggagagcctTCACTATTTGTGGAACTATACAATACATGG CTCCAGAAGTGCTGAGTGGTGGGCCCTATAACCATGCAGCTGATTGGTGGTCTCTGGGAATCCTGATTTCCTCATTGGTTACTGGGAAG TTTCCCGTGCCACCCGAACCTGACCACTGCAGCATGTTAAGAAAAGTTAGACATTTTCCATATGAAATGCCCCTCAGCTTTAGTCCTCCACTGGCCTTGCTCATCTCAGAG CTTCTCTGCAAGAGTCCTATTCGTAGACTAAGAACTCTGGATCGATTTAAACGACAAGGGTTCTTCCATGGGATGAGTTTTGACCTTGCCCTTATGCAGCGGGAGCCTGTGGAG GTGATCCTGAAACTGAGGGAGAGGCCAGACCGAGCAGCCAAAGCTCGCAGAGGCCTCACTCTGTCTTTGCAGCCACTAAAAGGTTTTGATTACGACGCACTGCTCAGCCCAGACACTCCAGACACTCAGGACAACAGTACCCAAACCCGCACAACGATAGCTCTACCGGGACCACCATTGCAACCTGCTCAGGAAAAGGGTCCTCGCCGAGAAATTTTtgtataa
- the LOC117381083 gene encoding uncharacterized protein LOC117381083 isoform X1: MDSVGKAMVGVWRAHTALDESDTESSPEAPDRFKKQRSSSSLNSLRMSLRKRLPLRTVQANSLPENPTWENFQQEPKPNKVQRLTRSARNSITEVYQKFQKTREVSREDCLVATPGRICEDDEPTTSSSHTPKHTTHRAMTPRRTPRATTPGRTPGSRARKTPEASVRGVKTGGGRRQLVRMAALRSPFSSPNTQNQRINFDKDLESVSSGLRRLKHLSRAFDELIGRDDKTGSRERCGIAMMRKLDPSGKLCRSNLTRRATNISNTLGGWAQTTVNTICKTN; the protein is encoded by the exons ATGGATAGTGTGGGAAAAGCAATGGTGGGTGTTTGGCGTGCACACACAGCCCTGGATGAATCTGACACAGAGAGCTCCCCAGAAGCTCCAGACCGTTTCAAGAAGCAacgctcctcttcttccctcaaCAGCCTGAGGATGTCTCTCAGGAAGCGCCTCCCACTGCGCACCGTTCAGGCCAACTCTCTTCCTGAGAATCCCACCTGGGAAAACTTCCAACAGGAACCAAAACCCAACAAGGTCCAAAGGCTCACCAGAAGTGCACGGAACTCTATCACAGAAGTCTATCAG AAATTTCAGAAAACAAGGGAGGTTTCCCGTGAGGACTGTTTAGTTGCAACTCCAGGGCGTATCTGTGAAGACGACGAACCAACCACTTCCAGCTCTCACACCCCAAAACATACCACACACCGGGCCATGACCCCCAGGCGTACCCCGAGAGCCACTACACCAGGACGCACTCCTGGATCCAGGGCACGAAAGACTCCAGAAGCAAGTGTTCGTGGTGTGAAGactggaggaggcaggaggcagCTGGTCCGCATGGCCGCCCTACGAAGCCCATTCTCGTCTCCCAACACACAGAACCAGAGGAT TAATTTTGACAAAGATCTTGAGTCAGTCTCTAGTGGACTAAGGAGACTCAAACATCTGTCCAGGGCCTTTGATGAGCTCATCGGCAGAGATGACAA AACGGGTTCAAGGGAGCGTTGTGGAATAGCTATGATGAGAAAGTTGGACCCCAGTGGTAAACTTTGTCGCTCTAACCTCACACGTCGAGCAACTAACATCTCAAACACATTGGGAGGCTGGGCACAGACCACTGTGAACACTATCTGCAAAACCAATTAA
- the tmigd1 gene encoding transmembrane and immunoglobulin domain-containing protein 1 encodes MRLMLIPAILNCLFYFSTQTSGVTIESIPAANSEGYILTELNKTISLTCKHDATSDIDNELVWLRNDALVSLNEGNKNGQSRVCISPVILEDRETIFTCYLRSNASNRVSVVLNVTYPPPLTDSEEITVEEEASLILNCVIEAYPPVSSVVWMLNGTEVDLKEGRFTLANNGLSSTLSTEKVQQSLHEATYICAAVSPLYGTKTKVFTVNVTDKTLKFPLYPMIAGIVVVCLTSILAVASRWRKIVKCCK; translated from the exons ATGAGGCTTATGTTGATACCTGCGATTTTGAATTGTCTTTTCTATTTTTCAACACAGACATCAG GGGTGACGATTGAGTCCATTCCAGCCGCCAATTCAGAGGGATACATTCTCACAGAGCTTAATAAAACTATCTCGCTGACCTGCAAACATGATGCGACCTCGGACATTGATAATGAGTTGGTTTGGCTCAGGAACGACGCCCTGGTTTCTCTGAATGAAGGGAATAAAAATGGCCAAAGCAGAGTGTGCATTTCTCCAGTGATCCTTGAAGATAGAGAGACCATTTTCACCTGCTACCTGCGCAGTAACGCCTCAAACAGGGTCTCTGTTGTACTCAATGTCACat ACCCGCCACCTTTGACAGACTCAGAGGAGATCACTGTGGAAGAGGAAGCGTCTCTGATTTTAAATTGCGTCATAGAGGCCTATCCTCCTGTGTCTTCAGTAGTCTGGATGCTCAACGGGACTGAAGTGGATCTCAAAGAAGGTCGATTTACATTAGCCAACAATGGACTGTCCAGTACACTGTCCACTGAGAAAGTCCAACAGAGCCTGCACGAAGCCACATACATCTGTGCTGCAGTTTCACCTTTGTATGGGACCAAGACCAAAGTGTTCACAGTCAATGTCACAG ATAAAACCTTGAAGTTCCCTCTGTACCCCATGATTGCTGGGATTGTAGTGGTGTGTCTCACTTCAATACTTGCTGTTGCTTCACGATGGAGGAAAATTGTAAAG TGCTGCAAGTAA
- the LOC117381083 gene encoding uncharacterized protein LOC117381083 isoform X2 — protein MDSVGKAMVGVWRAHTALDESDTESSPEAPDRFKKQRSSSSLNSLRMSLRKRLPLRTVQANSLPENPTWENFQQEPKPNKVQRLTRSARNSITEVYQKFQKTREVSREDCLVATPGRICEDDEPTTSSSHTPKHTTHRAMTPRRTPRATTPGRTPGSRARKTPEASVRGVKTGGGRRQLVRMAALRSPFSSPNTQNQRINFDKDLESVSSGLRRLKHLSRAFDELIGRDDKQFRYSSMD, from the exons ATGGATAGTGTGGGAAAAGCAATGGTGGGTGTTTGGCGTGCACACACAGCCCTGGATGAATCTGACACAGAGAGCTCCCCAGAAGCTCCAGACCGTTTCAAGAAGCAacgctcctcttcttccctcaaCAGCCTGAGGATGTCTCTCAGGAAGCGCCTCCCACTGCGCACCGTTCAGGCCAACTCTCTTCCTGAGAATCCCACCTGGGAAAACTTCCAACAGGAACCAAAACCCAACAAGGTCCAAAGGCTCACCAGAAGTGCACGGAACTCTATCACAGAAGTCTATCAG AAATTTCAGAAAACAAGGGAGGTTTCCCGTGAGGACTGTTTAGTTGCAACTCCAGGGCGTATCTGTGAAGACGACGAACCAACCACTTCCAGCTCTCACACCCCAAAACATACCACACACCGGGCCATGACCCCCAGGCGTACCCCGAGAGCCACTACACCAGGACGCACTCCTGGATCCAGGGCACGAAAGACTCCAGAAGCAAGTGTTCGTGGTGTGAAGactggaggaggcaggaggcagCTGGTCCGCATGGCCGCCCTACGAAGCCCATTCTCGTCTCCCAACACACAGAACCAGAGGAT TAATTTTGACAAAGATCTTGAGTCAGTCTCTAGTGGACTAAGGAGACTCAAACATCTGTCCAGGGCCTTTGATGAGCTCATCGGCAGAGATGACAA GCAATTCCGCTATTCTAGTATGGATTAA
- the slc47a1 gene encoding multidrug and toxin extrusion protein 1, which produces MEKRGSKDLAGPKQGARPVVGVPAANPSQAEREEEEGLNAVSNKLFRCAKVRHWLPLAYREELFHVLRLTGPLVLSRILNFLLPFVNTIFCGHIGNAELAGYALASATINVTTSATGLGLALACDTLISQTFGSKNMKRVGTILQKSSVILLLFCLPCWSILINSYHLLIAMHQEEEVARIAQLYVMIFLPAVPTMFLHQLQVAYLQNQGIILPQLYTAAVANIFNLGFNYVLIFSLKLGVIGSAIASALSWITICLLLFGYIRWRKLHEQTWGGWSTDCLQDWGSYMKLAIPSAFMTCFEWWIWEIGGFLAGVLGERDLAAQHVLLEIGAITYMFPLGVHAAACVRVGNALGAGDTNQALVTCKVALVLSGALAVLQGIVLTGCKSAIGFIFTSDETIVDMVSNSLTVYIFVQFFDALLCVCSGILVGAGMQKIAAVSNLVGYYVIGLPVGVALMFAADLRILGLWLGLFVCVLLEVGFFLVLIFKLNWKKVTQKALHRAGKKVLVTSNRPMSTVLTEATVPDLSDEPMVENEDATKGDGYSPVKTLDQEEKPVNDINNQTTSDNKIPLDSETDAALSVSQLILRRGFTLLILILMLLIGIAFYITFPPPDFVMPSRANFTLNWANGTTPAPVDVITHS; this is translated from the exons ATGGAGAAGCGGGGCTCTAAGGATCTTGCAGGGCCCAAACAGGGTGCTAGGCCTGTTGTGGGGGTCCCTGCTGCAAACCCGTCACAAgctgaaagagaagaagaagagggtcTAAATGCAGTTAGCAATAAACTGTTTCGTTGTGCAAAGGTCCGGCACTGGCTTCCACTGGCCTACAGAGAGGAGCTGTTTCATGTCTTAAGGCTCACAGGTCCACTG GTGCTGTCACGAATTCTCAATTTCCTTCTGCCTTTTGTTAACACCATTTTCTGTGGACACATTGGCAATGCAGAGCTGGCTGGATATGCACTGGCCTCGGCA aCCATTAATGTCACCACATCTGCGACGGGCCTGGGTCTGGCTTTGGCCTGTGATACACTTATATCTCAG ACATTTGGCAGTAAAAACATGAAGCGAGTGGGGACCATCCTTCAGAAGAGTTCAGTGATTTTGCTACTGTTCTGTCTGCCATGTTGGAGCATTCTTATAAACTCATACCACTTATTGATCGCCATGCACCAAGAGGAGGAAGTGGCCAG AATAGCACAGCTCTATGTGATGATCTTTCTACCTGCTGTTCCT ACCATGTTTCTGCATCAGCTACAAGTGGCATACCTACAAAATCAA GGGATCATTCTGCCTCAGTTGTACACTGCTGCTGTCgcaaacatttttaacttgGGCTTCAACTATGTCCTAATCTTCAGCCTTAAGTTGGGTGTCAT aggaTCAGCCATCGCCAGCGCTCTTTCTTGGATCACCATTTGCCTGCTATTATTTGGCTACATCAGATGGAGAAAGTTGCATGAACAGACTTGGGGAG GCTGGTCCACGGACTGTCTCCAGGACTGGGGCTCTTACATGAAACTAGCCATTCCCAGTGCATTCATGACCTGCTTTGAGTGGTGGATTTGGGAGATTGGTGGTTTCCTGGCTG GTGTGCTTGGTGAGCGGGATCTTGCTGCACAACATGTCCTGTTGGAGATTGGGGCCATCACGTACATG TTCCCTCTTGGTGTTCATGCAGCGGCCTGTGTTCGGGTTGGTAACGCTCTTGGGGCTGGAGATACAAATCAGGCCTTAGTGACCTGCAAAGTTGCCCTGGTCCTGTCAG GGGCTCTTGCTGTGCTGCAAGGCATTGTTCTAACAGGATGCAAGTCTGCCATTGGCTTCATATTTACCTCAGATGA GACCATTGTGGACATGGTCTCAAATAGCCTCACAGTctacatttttgttcagttcttCGATGCACTTCTG tGTGTCTGCTCAGGGATCCTTGTTGGAGCTGGGATGCAGAAAATTGCAGCTGTGTCCAACTTGGTGGGCTACTATGTCATAGGTTTGCCTGTCGGGGTTGCACTCATGTTTGCTGCTGATTTAAGAATATTAG GTCTATGGTTGGGTCTTTTTGTCTGCGTTCTGCTTGAAGTGGGATTCTTCCTTGTTCTGATCTTCAAACTCAATTGGAAGAAGGTgacacaaaag GCTCTTCACCGAGCTGGTAAGAAAGTACTGGTGACAAGTAACCGTCCGATGAGCACAGTGCTGACAGAGGCAACAGTTCCTGATCTAAGTGATGAACCAATG GTGGAGAATGAGGATGCAACTAAAGGCGATGGCTACAGTCCTGTCAAGACTCTGGACCAAGAGGAAAAACCTGTAAATGACATTAACAATCAAACAACATCTGACAACAAAATCCCTCTTGACTCTGAAACTGACGCTGCTCTGTCAGTCTCTCAGCTCATACTGCGTAGAGGATTCACTTTGCTGATTTTAATCCTCATGTTGTTGATAGGCATTGCTTTCTACATTACATTCCCACCACCAGACTTTGTTATGCCATCACGGGCCAACTTTACACTAAACTGGGCCAATGGGACCACTCCTGCACCTGTGGATGTCATAACTCACtcgtaa
- the aldocb gene encoding fructose-bisphosphate aldolase C-B, with protein MTHQYPALTPEQKRELQDIAQRIVAPGKGILAADESTGSMAKRLNPIGVDNTEENRRRYRQLLFTADQRIDKCIGGVIFFHETLYQNTDDGIPFAKLIKDRGIVVGIKVDKGVVPLAGTNGETTTQGLDGLSERCAQYKKDGADFAKWRCVLKISDTTPSELAIYENANVLARYASICQQNGIVPIVEPEILPDGDHDLKRCQYSTEQGRATVLAACYKALSDHHVYLEGTLLKPNMVTAGHSCPTKYSSEEIAMATVTALRRSVPPAVTGVTFLSGGQSEEEASMNLNAINVCPYIKPWALTFSYGRALQASALNAWRGEQSQEKAATEEFIKRAEANGLAALGKYESSGTCGAAGKSLYVANHAY; from the exons ATGACTCACCAGTATCCAGCACTGACTCCTGAACAGAAGAGGGAGCTGCAGGACATTGCCCAGAGAATAGTAGCACCTGGGAAGGGCATCCTTGCAGCTGATGAATCCACTG GCAGCATGGCGAAGCGTCTCAACCCTATCGGTGTTGATAACACGGAGGAGAACAGGCGCCGCTACCGTCAGCTGCTGTTCACTGCTGACCAGCGTATTGACAAATGCATTGGAGGAGTCATCTTTTTCCATGAGACCCTGTACCAGAACACAGATGATGGCATTCCATTTGCCAAGCTGATCAAAGACCGTGGCATTGTTGTTGGGATTAAG GTAGACAAAGGTGTTGTGCCGTTGGCTGGAACAAATGGAGAGACCACCACTCAAG gtCTGGATGGACTGTCTGAGCGCTGTGCCCAGTACAAGAAGGATGGGGCGGACTTTGCCAAGTGGCGCTGTGTGTTGAAAATCTCCGATACAACACCATCTGAACTGGCCATCTATGAAAATGCCAATGTGCTGGCAAGATATGCTAGCATCTGCCAGCAG AATGGTATTGTTCCTATTGTGGAGCCAGAGATCCTTCCTGATGGGGACCATGACTTGAAGCGTTGCCAGTATTCAACTGAGCAGGGTAGGGCAACT GTTCTTGCTGCCTGTTACAAAGCTCTGTCTGACCACCATGTGTACCTGGAGGGGACCCTACTCAAGCCCAACATGGTAACTGCTGGACATTCCTGCCCCACCAAATACTCCAGTGAGGagattgccatggcaacagttaCTGCCCTTCGTCGCTCTGTGCCCCCTGCTGTCACAG GAGTGACTTTCTTGTCTGGTGGGCAATCTGAGGAGGAGGCCAGTATGAACCTAAATGCCATTAACGTCTGCCCCTACATCAAACCATGGGCTCTGACCTTCTCCTACGGCCGTGCCCTTCAGGCCTCTGCCCTGAATGcatggagaggagagcagagccaaGAAAAGGCAGCCACCGAAGAGTTCATCAAACGTGCTGAG gcTAATGGCTTGGCGGCTCTTGGAAAATATGAATCTTCTGGAACTTGCGGTGCAGCTGGAAAGTCTCTCTATGTAGCAAACCATGCCTATTAA
- the cct8 gene encoding T-complex protein 1 subunit theta isoform X1, with protein MALHVPKAPGFAQMLKDGAKHYSGLEEAVFRNIRACKELSQTTRTAYGPNGMNKMVINHLEKLFVTNDAATILRELEVQHPAAKMIVMASHMQEQEVGDGTNFVLVFAGALLELAEELLRMGLSVTEVIEGYEKACKKALEILPDCVCFSATNLHDVKETTSLIRPAVMSKQYGNEDFLANLIAQACVSIFPESGNFNVDNVRVCKILGCGVTASTMLHGMVFKKEAEGDITTVKDAKLAIFSCPFDCTVTETKGTVLINNAKELMDFSRGEEDMMEAQVKAIKEAGTNVVVTGGKVADMALHYANKYNLMVVRLNSKWDLRRLCKTVGAVALPKITAPTPDEMGYCDSVYLTEVGDTQVVVFKHEKEDGAISTVVIRGSTDNLMDDIERAVDDGVNTFKVLVRDKRLLPGAGATEIELAKQLASYGESCPGLEQYAIQKFAEAFEALPHALAKNSGVKASELISKMYAAHHEGNKNMGFDIEGDGPSVKDMVEAGILEPFLVKHWGIKLATNAAITVLRVDQIIMAKPAGGPKTPKQRGHWDKDDWDEEPDKFDTHH; from the exons atggctcttcACGTGCCGAAAGCGCCGGGTTTTGCCCAAATGTTGAAAGATGGCGCAAAG cATTACTCTGGACTGGAAGAAGCAGTTTTCCGTAATATCCGAGCCTGTAAGGAGCTGTCCCAGACCACTCGGACAGCCTATGGGCCAAatg GTATGAACAAAATGGTCATTAATCACTTGGAGAAGCTGTTTGTCACCAATGATGCTGCAACAATCCTCAGAGAGCTTGAA GTGCAACACCCAGCAGCAAAGATGATTGTAATGGCCTCTCACATGCAAGAGCAGGAAGTGGGAGATGGGACCAACTTTGTCTTGGTTTTTGCTGGAGCTCTCCTAGAATTGGCAGAGGAACTCCTCAGGATGGGCCTCTCTGTGACTGAG GTGATTGAGGGTTATGAAAAGGCATGTAAGAAGGCTCTGGAGATCCTGCCcgactgtgtttgtttttctgccacAAACCTCCATGATGTTAAAGAGACCACTTCTCTTATTCGTCCTGCGGTTATGAGCAAACAGTACGGCAATGAAGACTTCCTGGCCAACCTCATCGCTCAGGCCTGCG TTTCTATCTTCCCTGAGTCTGGAAATTTTAATGTGGACAATGTCAGAGTTTGCAAAATCTTG GGATGTGGGGTGACTGCATCCACCATGCTGCATGGCATGGTGTTCAAGAAAGAAGCAGAAGGAGATATCACAACAGTTAAAGATGCCAAGCTTGCCATTTTCTCTTGCCCATTTGACTGCACCGTCACAGAAACCAAG GGAACAGTCCTGATCAATAATGCTAAAGAGCTCATGGACTTTagtagaggagaggaagacATGATGGAGGCTCAGGTGAAGGCCATCAAAGAGGCTGGCACTAATGTGGTGGTAACAGGAGGAAAAGTGGCTGATATGGCATTGCACTACGCCAACAAGTACAATCTCATGGTTGTTAG ACTCAACTCCAAATGGGACCTAAGGAGACTATGCAAGACTGTGGGAGCAGTGGCTCTGCCAAAAATA ACTGCACCAACCCCGGATGAGATGGGCTACTGTGACAGTGTGTATCTTACGGAGGTGGGTGACACACAGGTGGTGGTCTTCAAACATG AAAAGGAAGATGGTGCCATTTCAACAGTCGTGATCAGAGGCTCCACTGACAACCTGATGGATGACATTGAGAGGGCTGTAGATGATGGAGTCAACACCTTCAAAGTTTTGGTCCGG gaTAAGAGGCTGCTTCCTGGTGCAGGAGCCACAGAAATTGAACTGGCCAAGCAATTGGCATCATATGGAGAG TCATGCCCAGGTTTAGAGCAGTATGCCATTCAAAAGTTTGCGGAAGCCTTTGAGGCACTGCCACATGCTCTGGCAAAGAACTCTGGTGTGAAAGCGAGTGAGCTGATCTCTAAAATGTATGCAGCGCATCACGAGGGGaacaaaaacatgggttttgacATTGAG GGAGATGGTCCCTCTGTGAAAGACATGGTTGAAGCGGGAATCCTAGAGCCATTCCTGGTTAAACATTGGGGTATCAAACTGGCCACAAATGCAGCAATTACAGTACTAAGAGTTGACCag ATCATCATGGCTAAACCAGCAGGGGGACCCAAAACTCCCAAGCAAAGAGGCCACTGGGACAAAGATGACTGGGATGAAGAGCCTGATAAATTTGATACTCACCATTAG